One genomic segment of Drosophila melanogaster chromosome 3L includes these proteins:
- the atk gene encoding artichoke, isoform C, protein MMLLPIFLLLCIGINLIRAESCPPSQAILPCRCSLRGKEIQIWCSHSNLPQIMDGLKAVERNIKGRIDELVLENNQLPALPGRFFGSLQIVRLMLRHNSIERVSNGWLNELENGLVEIFVVEPQLRSIPAESLNGMINMLAITIQSEELKHLPDFSGLLSLTYLSVQTGALQELPSHLFRHLPKLQHIHITGGSGLTRLEAGLFDGLISLKNLDLSHNGLNWIHLRALSRLPNLVSLKLSHNQISDVGMVGRIVKDLEHLKKLRLDNNLITVIEDGSFVDLPNLSELHLNDNRITELQYGAFLRTPQLKTIYLQNNLIRRIHPESLLQASGSGVEAVHMYNNEIGHVEALRALLDALPRLRYLDMSGNLLSELPYGALRGHGTLEQLHLNHNHLRLIERDALMAMPALRELRMRNNSLSSDLPLPFWNLPGLKGLDLAQNQFARVDSQLLAGLPSLRRLDLSENGLIELAPNSFRHNPLLETLNISSNELTKIHSSTLIHLERLFEVDASYNQLKSVIAGLPRIVERISLKGNQITSLPAAASKDLQLPNLRMLDLSQNRIEQLPRHGFQGAMELRVLSLAQNELRQLKDTSFIGIQRLELLHLQENQLGEADERALLPLAELRNLNLQSNKLEAITDNFFSNNSRLEQLDLSRNLIRSISPTAFDTQRSLEYLDLSGNALLDISVGLGNLNNLRDIDLSYNQISRIQSDVIGGWRNVVEIRLSNNLIVELQQGTFRNLPKLQYLDLSSNEIRNVEPGALKGLDELQEFVLADNKLVELKDHVFEELPSLLASHFQYNKLRYISPESFHNANSLVFLNLSNNHFRNMENIGLRSMRNLEVLDLSTNGVKLVSTMPLKALNWLVELKMDNNQICRIQGSPFETMPRLRVLSMRNNQLRSIKERTFRNVRGNIAILDVDGNPIDCNCEMQWLSVWLQETNFPYPGPKCQDGRLLRSARMERSLCVGADIYGNERTDGNQLPLLNEHGDVFQRDLPDDFNDECEAGEGTRLPGDRPLVGESEYFYDQYVDATEAPDTTHSAISTSQRPKPTPTINSNIDLNNTILHTKYFNRKPQPGSGSPFTFFGYPLPSVSLGRFFGFGDRGRKQRTDSNDDMPATHRMAHISLPSGRGKTRMYQPNSAEFEKYLKDQQKQEKLNIARNRYVDTDSTTSSMEDALSNESGSAATTVGVFRTTFREPSSIERGGFRPIVPAHVGGFMPVHDPQQRRGLVEVVNITGNPSEIVQGIGQRKFIPISTQARPKPTKSSGESSETATYEVTETTPDITTTTPLMQRIATSTTKASTTTTRSTTTTSTTQVTPAENNASSSTELDSQYDDEDLEAQSVTLLRPPPLVQTTTAETILLIPPAEEHVAQIKSRSWVTTTTPQSPSDNQVTLAGPTSTVPPPPPASPPLRGGGRSTITKVYTPYQQQVAQPTAEEYQRTTPSGDNEGVASEHQLTANAQKRTELELLQVDRVDRKDGMDWYYESFKKKRDFNGGAAVRKTAHKEVFYDGVAASSSWNRLHKEILFISLLLLWRAC, encoded by the exons ATGATGTTACTGCCCATCTTCCTACTCCTTTGCATTGGGATAAATTTGATCAGGGCCGAAAGTTGCCCTCCATCACAGGCTATTTTACCCTGCCGCTGTTCGTTACGAGGAAAGGAGATCCAGATATG GTGCTCGCACAGCAATCTGCCGCAGATCATGGACGGTCTAAAGGCAGTGGAACGAAACATCAAGGGCAGGATCGATGAGCTGGTCCTGGAGAACAACCAATTGCCGGCATTGCCAGGACGTTTTTTCGGCAGCCTGCAGATAGTTCGGCTCATGCTGCGCCACAATAGCATCGAAAGAGTGTCCAATGGATGGCTAAATGAGCTGGAGAATGGCCTGGTGGAGATCTTCGTGGTGGAACCTCAACTGCGCAGCATTCCAGCGGAGAGTCTGAACGGGATGATCAACATGCTGGCCATTACCATTCAGAGCGAGGAACTGAAGCACTTGCCCGACTTCTCCGGACTGCTCAGTCTGACCTATCTCAGTGTCCAAACGGGGGCACTCCAGGAGTTGCCCTCCCATCTCTTTAGGCATCTACCCAAATTgcagcacatacatataacAGGCGGGTCAGGCCTCACCCGCCTGGAAGCCGGTCTTTTCGATGGATTGATATCCCTGAAGAATCTGGATCTATCGCACAATGGTCTCAACTGGATTCATTTGCGTGCCCTGTCCAGATTACCCAATTTGGTTAGCCTCAAACTGTCCCACAATCAAATCAGTGACGTAGGCATGGTGGGTCGCATTGTCAAGGATCTGGAGCATCTGAAGAAACTACGACTGGACAACAATCTAATCACTGTTATTGAGGATGGCTCCTTTGTGGATCTTCCCAATCTTTCAGAGCTTCATTTAAACGATAACAGGATTACTGAACTGCAATATGGAGCCTTTTTGCGCACCCCTCAACTGAAAACCATATATCTGCAGAACAATCTCATACGGCGGATTCATCCGGAATCCCTGCTTCAGGCCAGTGGAAGTGGCGTGGAGGCGGTTCACATGTACAACAATGAAATTGGTCATGTGGAGGCTTTGAGGGCATTGTTGGATGCCTTACCTAGGCTTCGCTATTTGGACATGAGTGGTAATCTTTTGAGCGAACTACCCTATGGAGCTCTTCGTGGTCATGGGACTTTGGAGCAACTGCATCTGAACCATAATCATTTGAGACTCATAGAAAGGGATGCACTGATGGCCATGCCTGCTTTGAGGGAACTTCGGATGAGAAATAACAGTCTATCCTCAGACTTACCCCTACCGTTTTGGAACCTTCCTGGATTGAAGGGACTCGATCTGGCGCAGAATCAGTTTGCTAGGGTGGACTCCCAGTTGCTGGCGGGACTTCCATCATTGAGACGTCTGGATTTGAGCGAGAATGGACTAATCGAATTGGCACCCAATAGTTTTCGTCACAATCCCTTACTCGAAACGCTCAATATATCCTCCAATGAGCTGACCAAAATCCACTCTTCCACCCTAATCCATTTGGAGAGACTCTTTGAGGTGGATGCCAGTTATAATCAGCTTAAGTCTGTGATTGCAGGACTGCCCAGGATTGTGGAGCGCATCTCGCTGAAGGGCAATCAAATTACATCGCTACCAGCAGCCGCTAGCAAGGATTTGCAATTGCCCAACCTGCGAATGCTGGATCTCAGCCAGAATCGAATAGAGCAACTGCCCCGACATGGTTTTCAAGGGGCAATGGAACTGAGAGTCTTAAGTCTGGCTCAAAACGAGTTGCGTCAGCTGAAGGACACCTCGTTCATAGGGATTCAACGTCTGGAGCTGCTGCATTTGCAAGAAAATCAACTGGGCGAAGCGGATGAGCGAGCTCTACTGCCCCTTGCCGAACTTAGGAATCTGAATCTTCAGTCCAACAAACTGGAAGCCATCACGGATAATTTCTTTTCGAATAACAGCAGACTGGAGCAGCTGGATCTCTCTAGGAATCTCATACGGAGCATCTCACCCACGGCTTTCGATACGCAAAGATCTCTCGAGTATCTGGATCTCTCTGGCAATGCCCTCCTGGATATATCGGTGGGCTTGGGTAATTTGAACAACCTACGAGACATCGATCTGAGCTATAATCAAATATCCCGAATCCAATCCGATGTGATCGGTGGCTGGCGAAATGTGGTGGAGATCCGTTTGTCCAACAATCTCATTGTGGAACTGCAGCAGGGCACCTTCCGAAATCTTCCCAAGCTGCAGTATCTTGATCTCAGCAGCAATGAGATCCGAAATGTGGAGCCTGGCGCACTCAAAGGACTCGATGAACTGCAGGAATTCGTCCTGGCAGACAATAAGCTGGTGGAGCTAAAGGATCATGTCTTTGAGGAGCTGCCAAGCCTGCTGGCCTCCCACTTTCAGTACAACAAGTTGCGCTACATCTCTCCGGAAAGTTTCCACAACGCCAATTCGCTGGTCTTCTTGAATCTGTCCAACAATCATTTCCGGAATATGGAAAACATTGGTCTGCGAAGCATGCGGAACCTGGAAGTTTTGGATCTGTCCACCAATGGTGTCAAGTTGGTGTCCACGATGCCGTTGAAGGCGCTGAATTGGTTAGTGGAGCTTAAAATGGATAACAATCAGATATGTCGCATTCAG GGTTCTCCATTTGAGACAATGCCCCGTTTGCGAGTCCTCTCCATGCGGAATAACCAGCTGAGGAGCATCAAGGAACGTACCTTCCGGAATGTCCGGGGAAACATAGCCATCTTGGACGTGGATG GGAATCCGATTGATTGCAACTGTGAGATGCAATGGCTTTCGGTGTGGCTGCAGGAGACGAACTTTCCGTATCCGGGACCCAAGTGCCAGGATGGACGCCTCCTGCGGTCGGCCCGCATGGAAAGGAGTCTCTGCGTGGGTGCGGATATCTATGGCAACGAACGCACCGATGGCAACCAGTTGCCACTGCTCAATGAGCACGGGGATGTCTTCCAGAGGGATTTGCCCGACGATTTCAACGATGAGTGTGAGGCGGGCGAAGGAACCAGACTGCCAGGCGATCGACCGCTGGTGGGCGAAAGCGAGTACTTCTACGATCAGTATGTGGACGCCACCGAGGCGCCAGATACCACCCACTCCGCGATCAGTACTTCGCAGCGACCCAAGCCGACTCCCACGATAAACAGCAATATAGATCTGAACAACACTATACTCCATACGAAGTATTTCAATCGAAAACCCCAGCCGGGATCTGGATCGCCTTTTACCTTCTTCGGATATCCTTTGCCCAGTGTAAGCTTGGGCAGATTCTTCGGTTTCGGAGATCGAGGACGAAAACAACGAACTGATAGCAATGATGACATGCCCGCCACACACCGCATGGCCCACATTAGTCTGCCAAGTGGTCGTGGCAAAACTAGGATGTATCAGCCGAATAGTGCAGAGTTCGAAAAATACCTCAAGGATCAGCAGAAGCAGGAGAAGCTAAACATAGCCAGGAATCGTTATGTGGATACAGATTCCACAACTTCATCCATGGAGGATGCACTGAGTAATGAGAGTGGTAGCGCTGCCACCACAGTGGGTGTCTTTCGCACCACCTTTCGTGAGCCTTCGAGCATCGAGCGCGGTGGCTTCCGTCCCATCGTTCCAGCCCATGTCGGTGGTTTTATGCCTGTCCATGATCCTCAACAGCGGCGTGGTTTAGTGGAGGTGGTGAATATCACGGGAAACCCGTCGGAAATAGTCCAGGGCATAGGTCAGAGAAAGTTTATACCTATATCTACTCAAGCACGACCTAAGCCAACCAAAAGCAGTGGCGAAAGTTCAGAGACAGCTACTTACGAAGTCACGGAGACCACGCCCGATATAACCACCACAACGCCTTTGATGCAGAGGATCGCCACTAGTACAACAAAAGCTTCTACAACGACCACAAGGAGTACTACAACCACCAGTACCACACAGGTTACTCCTGCTGAAAATAATGCCTCATCCAGCACTGAGCTGGATTCCCAGTACGATGACGAAGATCTGGAGGCGCAATCTGTGACCCTGCTTAGACCTCCTCCTCTCGTGCAAACGACCACGGCAGAGACGATTCTTTTGATTCCTCCGGCTGAAGAGCATGTGGCGCAGATAAAGAGTCGTTCCTGGGTGACCACCACAACACCTCAGAGTCCGAGTGATAATCAAGTAACTCTAGCTGGTCCAACGAGCACAgtaccaccaccgccaccagcTTCTCCTCCACTACGAGGTGGAGGACGGTCCACCATTACCAAGGTCTACACGCCGTATCAGCAGCAAGTGGCTCAGCCCACGGCAGAGGAGTATCAGAGAACCACGCCCAGTGGTGATAACGAGGGCGTGGCCAGCGAGCATCAACTCACGGCTAATGCACAAAAACGCACGGAACTGGAGCTCCTTCAGGTTGATCGTGTGGATCGCAAGGACGGAATGGATTGGTACTACGAAAGCTTTAAGAAGAAACGAGACTTCAACGGTGGAGCTGCTGTGCGGAAAACAGCCCACAAGGAGGTATTCTACGACGGAGTAGCTGCCTCGTCCAGCTGGAATCGAT
- the mag gene encoding magro: MNPIFCALLFSLVAGLVLAEKSDYCLSEIVKSDERIRSHGYPTETHEVTTQDGYVLTLFRIPYSHKLKNQNEKRPPILLQHGLFSNSDCWLSSGPDNSLAYLLADAGYDVWLGNARGNIYSRNNIIISLNSHKFWHFDWHEIGTIDIPAMIDYILADTGFDQIHYAGHSQGTTVYLVMLSERPEYNALIKSGHLLAPCAFFEHGTSFIFNALGPLVGTPGGIWNQLLVDTELIPNNNLVNRLVDNSCHLSNTICNNAFIMFANGGYVNANASSMSVLIETHPAGSSSNQGIHYLQLWKSLKFRQYDWGTKKNNELYGQDLPPDYDLSKIVAPTHLYSSTNDALCGPEDVNTLVENFPHLTEDYRVPVQSFNHLDFIIAKNMKELVNDPIIERINSYEGR; this comes from the exons ATGAATCCAATCTTCTGCGCACTACTGTTCAGCTTGGTGGCGGGTCTAGTCCTCGCCGAGAAGTCGGACTATTGTCTGAGCGAGATCGTCAAGTCGGACGAGAGGATCCGTTCGCACGGATATCCCACGGAGACTCACGAGGTGACCACCCAGGATGGCTATGTGCTGACCCTGTTCCGCATCCCGTACTCCCACAAGCTGAAGAACCAGAACGAGAAGCGACCGCCAATCCTGCTGCAGCACGGATTGTTCAGTAACTCGGACTGCTGGCTGTCCTCCGGACCGGACAACTCCCTGGCCTACCTGCTCGCGGATGCCGGATACGATGTGTGGCTGGGCAATGCCCGTGGTAACATCTACTCGCGgaacaacatcatcatctCGCTGAACAGCCACAAGTTCTGGCACTTCGACTGGCACGAAATCGGCACCATCGACATCCCCGCCATGATCGACTACATCCTGGCGGATACCGGCTTCGATCAGATACACTACGCCGGACACTCGCAAGGAACCACCGTGTACCTGGTGATGCTTTCCGAGCGACCGGAGTACAATGCCCTCATTAAGTCCGGTCATTTGCTGGCTCCATGTGCCTTCTTCGAGCACGGAACCTCCTTCATCTTCAATGCCCTGGGTCCCCTGGTGGGTACACCCGGCGGCATCTGGAACCAACTGCTGGTGGACACCGAACTGATTCCGAACAACAACCTGGTTAACCGATTGGTCGACAACAGTTGCCATCTATCCAACACGATTTGCAACAACGCCTTCATAATGTTTGCCAATGGTGGATACGTTAATGCCAATGCG AGCTCCATGAGCGTCCTGATCGAGACCCATCCGGCTGGATCCTCTAGCAACCAGGGCATCCACTACCTGCAGCTATGGAAGTCCCTCAAGTTCCGCCAGTACGACTGGGGCACAAAGAAGAACAACGAGCTGTATGGCCAGGATCTGCCTCCAGATTACGATCTCAGCAAGATCGTCGCACCCACCCACTTGTACTCCAGCACCAACGATGCCCTTTGCGGACCCGAAGACGTCAATACCCTGGTGGAGAACTTCCCGCACCTGACGGAGGACTACCGTGTGCCCGTCCAGAGTTTCAACCACTTGGACTTCATCATCGCCAAGAACATGAAGGAGCTGGTCAACGATCCGATCATCGAACGCATTAACTCCTACGAAGGTCGCTAG
- the CG42764 gene encoding uncharacterized protein, isoform B, protein MDWIGENFPCLGYNVIRSEAYDAHNDHRRTWVVPELIESDELSHDAEEYAIHLATLNIPDQILYETAKDRNIRVDHLDYPLSEPENDFYTENICEFIRNECVYYWASEGAASYGIAKERRTKVEQSLADKFSAITWKSTTEMGVGWAPKDRSKKGGRKILVVRYSPAGNQPGEYAENIGDTEFLEYFKMPTREDPDRWRNGSARLSYGVVDVQICISLLVLTITFIRKA, encoded by the exons ATGGATTGGATTGGGGAGAATTTC CCTTGCTTGGGATACAATGTCATTAGGAGCGAAGCGTACGATGCTCACAATGATCACCGTAGGACTTGGGTAGTTCCAGAGCTAATCGAATCGGATGAACTCTCCCACGATGCTGAAGAGTACGCAATT CATCTGGCTACTTTAAATATTCCAGATCAAATATTATACGAGACAGCTAAAGATAGAAACATTCGAGTGGATCACTTGGACTATCCCTTATCGGAGCCGGAAAATGATTTCTATACGGAGAATATTTGCGAATTTATAAGAAATGAGTGTGTTTATTACTGGGCTAGTGAAGGGGCGGCATCCTATGGCATAGCAAAGGAGCGAAGGACGAAAGTCGAACAATCATTGGCTGACAAATTCTCGGCCATCACGTGGAAATCAACGACAGAAATGGGTGTTGGATGGGCGCCAAAAGATCGATC GAAAAAGGGCGGACGAAAGATATTGGTAGTGAGGTACAGTCCAGCAGGAAACCAGCCCGGAGAGTACGCAGAAAATATAGGAGATACCGAGTTCTTAGAATACTTCAAAATGCCAACAAGAGAGGATCCCGATAGATGGCGCAATGGTTCGGCTAGATTAAGTTATGGTGTAGTAGATGTGCAAATTTGTATTTCCTTACTCGTCCTAACCATTACCTTTATAAGGAAAGCATAA
- the CG42764 gene encoding uncharacterized protein, isoform A, with protein MLLFLFFLAFRPCLGYNVIRSEAYDAHNDHRRTWVVPELIESDELSHDAEEYAIHLATLNIPDQILYETAKDRNIRVDHLDYPLSEPENDFYTENICEFIRNECVYYWASEGAASYGIAKERRTKVEQSLADKFSAITWKSTTEMGVGWAPKDRSKKGGRKILVVRYSPAGNQPGEYAENIGDTEFLEYFKMPTREDPDRWRNGSARLSYGVVDVQICISLLVLTITFIRKA; from the exons ATGCtgctttttctgttttttcttgcttttagg CCTTGCTTGGGATACAATGTCATTAGGAGCGAAGCGTACGATGCTCACAATGATCACCGTAGGACTTGGGTAGTTCCAGAGCTAATCGAATCGGATGAACTCTCCCACGATGCTGAAGAGTACGCAATT CATCTGGCTACTTTAAATATTCCAGATCAAATATTATACGAGACAGCTAAAGATAGAAACATTCGAGTGGATCACTTGGACTATCCCTTATCGGAGCCGGAAAATGATTTCTATACGGAGAATATTTGCGAATTTATAAGAAATGAGTGTGTTTATTACTGGGCTAGTGAAGGGGCGGCATCCTATGGCATAGCAAAGGAGCGAAGGACGAAAGTCGAACAATCATTGGCTGACAAATTCTCGGCCATCACGTGGAAATCAACGACAGAAATGGGTGTTGGATGGGCGCCAAAAGATCGATC GAAAAAGGGCGGACGAAAGATATTGGTAGTGAGGTACAGTCCAGCAGGAAACCAGCCCGGAGAGTACGCAGAAAATATAGGAGATACCGAGTTCTTAGAATACTTCAAAATGCCAACAAGAGAGGATCCCGATAGATGGCGCAATGGTTCGGCTAGATTAAGTTATGGTGTAGTAGATGTGCAAATTTGTATTTCCTTACTCGTCCTAACCATTACCTTTATAAGGAAAGCATAA
- the CG42764 gene encoding uncharacterized protein, isoform C produces the protein MLLFLFFLAFRPCLGYNVIRSEAYDAHNDHRRTWVVPELIESDELSHDAEEYAIV, from the exons ATGCtgctttttctgttttttcttgcttttagg CCTTGCTTGGGATACAATGTCATTAGGAGCGAAGCGTACGATGCTCACAATGATCACCGTAGGACTTGGGTAGTTCCAGAGCTAATCGAATCGGATGAACTCTCCCACGATGCTGAAGAGTACGCAATTGTATGA
- the Tdh gene encoding L-threonine dehydrogenase, which translates to MFRKCLASLALAPVASPIPLPRITPIASQLVQRRAFHQVPRESRPPKILITGGLGQLGIECAKLLRTQYGSQNVILSDIIKPSQSVLENGPYIFADILDFKGLQKIVVDHRIDWLIHFSALLSAVGEQNVPLAVRVNIEGVHNVIELAKQYKLRIFVPSTIGAFGPDSPRNPTPNVTIQRPRTIYGVSKVHAELIGEYYYHKFGLDFRCLRFPGVISSDPPGGGTTDYAVAVFHEALRNGKYTCYLRPDTRLPMMYIEDCLRALLEFMRAPNEQLKRRVYNVTAMSFTPEELFAQLGKHVPNLHVTYKPDSRQLIADAWPQVFDDSDARRDWHWQHKYDLSNLVDFMIKDVQDNYINVQPEQQTLQI; encoded by the exons ATGTTTCGCAAATGCCTCGCCAGCCTGGCTTTGGCCCCAGTTGCCAGTCCCATTCCGCTGCCCAGGATCACCCCGATCGCCAGCCAGCTTGTCCAGCGTCGCGCGTTCCACCAGGTTCCTCGCGAGAGTAGGCCACCCAAAATTCTGATCACAG GTGGCTTGGGCCAGTTGGGCATCGAGTGCGCCAAACTCCTGCGGACGCAGTATGGCAGCCAAAACGTGATCCTCTCGGACATTATAAAGCCCAGTCAGTCGGTACTGGAGAATGGTCCCTACATTTTTGCCGACATCCTGGACTTCAAGGGTCTCCAGAAGATCGTTGTGGACCATCGCATTGACTGGCTGATCCATTTCTCGGCCCTGCTGAGTGCGGTGGGAGAGCAAAATGTTCCACTGGCTGTGAG GGTCAACATCGAGGGTGTCCACAACGTCATCGAGCTGGCGAAGCAGTATAAGCTCCGCATCTTCGTACCAAGCACAATCGGAGCCTTCGGTCCCGACAGTCCTCGCAATCCCACGCCGAATGTTACG ATCCAACGGCCGCGCACCATTTACGGCGTTTCCAAGGTGCACGCCGAGCTGATTGGCGAATACTACTACCACAAGTTTGGACTGGACTTCAGATGCCTGCGCTTCCCAGGAGTGATTTCCAGTGATCCGCCGGGCGGCGGCACCACAG ATTACGCTGTGGCCGTGTTCCATGAAGCGCTGCGCAATGGAAAGTACACCTGCTACCTGCGTCCTGACACAAGACTGCCCATGATGTACATTGAAGATTGTTTGCG GGCTCTCCTCGAGTTCATGCGTGCTCCCAACGAACAGCTGAAGCGCCGCGTCTACAACGTGACCGCCATGTCCTTCACTCCCGAGGAGCTGTTCGCCCAGCTGGGCAAGCACGTGCCCAATCTGCACGTGACCTACAAGCCAGATAGCCGCCAGTTGATCGCAGACGCCTGGCCGCAGGTATTCGATGACTCCGATGCGCGGCGCGACTGGCACTGGCAGCACAAGTACGACCTGTCCAACCTGGTGGACTTCATGATCAAGGACGTGCAGGATAACTACATTAATGTTCAGCCGGAGCAGCAGACTCTGCAGATCTAA
- the CG32428 gene encoding uncharacterized protein, isoform C produces the protein MVLTNFECWAHGDPSSSAAATFETGALRPSMDPFNPRAVTFMTDANNNNNNNDGNNLAAQPMPVVLPPEVLRCKKRLNPGHNPVGDLDTDQPVYTKRCRYDESDLAAQYCNDFFSLPATQIIGTQASLMDYEMQATGGMMMMESETSFPAQQQQHQEQQQHPQQPHQYQRIHQHYQESAEQRVPSPQQKSRKSNNSIGKIKLKSIGSEAEADLYIATHGGSLHHFCGLGGSELEESDI, from the exons ATGGTTTTGACGAACTTCGAGTGCTGGGCACATGGTGATCCGTCGTCGTCGGCGGCCGCCACTTTCGAAACTGGAGCGCTGCGTCCTTCGATGGATCCGTTCAATCCACGCGCCGTCACCTTCATGACCgacgccaacaacaacaacaacaacaatgatgGCAATAACCTCGCGGCACAACCGATGCCGGTCGTCCTGCCTCCGGAAGTCCTGCGCTGCAAGAAGCGCCTGAATCCCGGTCACAATCCTGTCGGGGATTTGGACACGGACCAACCGGTGTACACCAAGAGATGTCGCTACGACGAGTCTGACTTGGCCGCCCAGTACTGCAATG ATTTCTTTTCCTTGCCTGCCACACAAATAATTGGAACGCAGGCCTCTTTGATGGATTACGAGATGCAGGCCACCGGCggcatgatgatgatggaatCGGAGACGAGTTTTccagcgcagcagcagcaacatcaagagcaacagcaacatccaCAGCAGCCACATCAATATCAGCGCATTCATCAGCATTATCAAG AATCCGCAGAGCAACGAGTGCCGTCCCCGCAGCAAAAGTCAAGAAAATCTAATAATTCTATtgggaaaatcaaattaaagtcCATAGGCAGCGAAGCCGAAGCGGACTTGTATATAGCCACACACGGCGGCAGTCTGCACCACTTTTGTGGGCTCGGCGGATCGGAGCTAGAGGAGTCTGATATATGA
- the CG32428 gene encoding uncharacterized protein, isoform B, producing the protein MVLTNFECWAHGDPSSSAAATFETGALRPSMDPFNPRAVTFMTDANNNNNNNDGNNLAAQPMPVVLPPEVLRCKKRLNPGHNPVGDLDTDQPVYTKRCRYDESDLAAQYCNDFFSLPATQIIGTQASLMDYEMQATGGMMMMESETSFPAQQQQHQEQQQHPQQPHQYQRIHQHYQGHLHRANRDVSRCMMSHMI; encoded by the exons ATGGTTTTGACGAACTTCGAGTGCTGGGCACATGGTGATCCGTCGTCGTCGGCGGCCGCCACTTTCGAAACTGGAGCGCTGCGTCCTTCGATGGATCCGTTCAATCCACGCGCCGTCACCTTCATGACCgacgccaacaacaacaacaacaacaatgatgGCAATAACCTCGCGGCACAACCGATGCCGGTCGTCCTGCCTCCGGAAGTCCTGCGCTGCAAGAAGCGCCTGAATCCCGGTCACAATCCTGTCGGGGATTTGGACACGGACCAACCGGTGTACACCAAGAGATGTCGCTACGACGAGTCTGACTTGGCCGCCCAGTACTGCAATG ATTTCTTTTCCTTGCCTGCCACACAAATAATTGGAACGCAGGCCTCTTTGATGGATTACGAGATGCAGGCCACCGGCggcatgatgatgatggaatCGGAGACGAGTTTTccagcgcagcagcagcaacatcaagagcaacagcaacatccaCAGCAGCCACATCAATATCAGCGCATTCATCAGCATTATCAAGGTCATTTGCATCGCGCCAACCGTGATGTGAGTCGTTGCATGATGTCGCACATGATTTAG
- the CG5969 gene encoding uncharacterized protein encodes MSTKNKKAAGGNGVAPKQTRQQSHDSQDYSSFKTVLFYCMLIVFLPVLTFFVLKGFVLDQFLDISEVKVNIASAVGAVVALHIALGLYIYRAYFGAPGSKGSKTD; translated from the exons ATGTCGACCAAGAACAAGAAAGCCGCCGGAGGCAACGGAGTTGCGCCGAAACAAACCCGCCAGCAGTCGCAC GACTCGCAGGACTACAGCTCCTTCAAGACAGTGCTCTTCTACTGCATGCTTATCGTTTTCCTGCCCGTGCTGACCTTCTTTGTGCTGAAGGGCTTCGTTCTGGACCAGTTCCTCGACATTTCCGAAGTCAAAGTGAACATAGCATCCGCCGTGGGAGCGGTCGTTGCATTGCACATCGCCCTGGGACTCTATATATACAGGGCCTACTTTGGGGCACCCGGTTCCAAGGGCTCCAAAACGGACTAA